From Streptomyces sp. TLI_053, a single genomic window includes:
- a CDS encoding DUF1295 domain-containing protein, with the protein MNATAFALNLAVTAAVALAVLLAAFAVGVRSGRHRGVDVAWGLAFTAVALSGLALSQGHGDPGRRLLATLLVTVWGLRLSAHLWWRARGAPEDPRYARMLSRAPEGPARTRYALRIVYLLQAALVWFVSLPVQAAQYLPHPPGALAWAGTALWTVGLLFEAVGDRQLARFKADPANRGRIMDRGLWSWTRHPNYFGDACVWWGLFLLAADSPVGWAFVLSPVLMTYLLAFGSGKPMLERRLGAERPGWAEYAARTSGFLPLPPRRTASPAGPPRPHL; encoded by the coding sequence GTGAACGCCACCGCCTTCGCACTCAACCTCGCCGTCACCGCCGCCGTCGCCCTCGCCGTCCTCCTCGCCGCGTTCGCGGTGGGGGTGCGCAGCGGGCGCCACCGGGGCGTGGACGTCGCCTGGGGGCTGGCGTTCACCGCCGTGGCGCTGAGCGGCCTCGCGCTCTCGCAGGGCCACGGGGACCCGGGGCGCCGACTGCTGGCCACCCTGCTCGTCACCGTCTGGGGCCTTCGGCTCTCCGCCCACCTGTGGTGGCGCGCCCGCGGCGCCCCGGAGGACCCGCGCTACGCCCGGATGCTCTCCCGGGCCCCCGAGGGACCGGCCCGCACCCGGTACGCCCTGCGGATCGTCTACCTGCTCCAGGCCGCTCTGGTGTGGTTCGTCTCGCTGCCCGTCCAGGCCGCCCAGTACCTTCCCCACCCGCCCGGCGCGCTCGCCTGGGCGGGCACCGCGCTGTGGACGGTCGGCCTGCTCTTCGAGGCGGTCGGGGACCGGCAGCTCGCCCGCTTCAAGGCGGACCCCGCCAACCGCGGCCGGATCATGGACCGCGGCCTGTGGAGCTGGACCAGGCACCCCAACTACTTCGGCGACGCCTGCGTCTGGTGGGGCCTGTTCCTGCTCGCCGCGGACAGCCCGGTCGGCTGGGCCTTCGTCCTCAGCCCCGTCCTGATGACCTACCTGCTCGCGTTCGGCAGCGGCAAACCGATGCTGGAACGCCGGCTCGGTGCGGAGCGGCCCGGCTGGGCCGAGTACGCCGCGCGCACCAGCGGCTTCCTGCCCCTGCCACCGCGTCGGACGGCCTCGCCCGCAGGACCGCCGCGGCCCCACCTCTGA
- a CDS encoding DUF1365 domain-containing protein: MPGPWRAVLYDTVTTHVRTAPRRRAFRHAGYLWLVDLDDLPVLPRPLRPLARFLPRDHALAAADDPPTVRHDLERYLLGHGVRLGRGRVLMLTQARSLGHVFNPLTVYWCRDAEGRPLCTVAEVHNTYGGRHRYLLAPDPEGRGECDKDFYVSPFFPVDGRYRMVLPEPGDQLRLAVHLERRGEPAFTATVRGAARPAGPAALLRVALTHPFATWAVSLHIRYRGIRLWLSGLPVRPRPADTTDRSAATPACPAAAAPRPDDRPAPTEEVPAP; this comes from the coding sequence CTGCCCGGACCGTGGCGCGCGGTCCTCTACGACACCGTCACCACGCACGTGCGCACCGCACCCCGGAGACGGGCGTTCCGGCACGCCGGCTACCTGTGGCTGGTGGACCTCGACGACCTGCCGGTGCTGCCGCGCCCGCTGCGGCCACTGGCCCGCTTCCTGCCGCGCGACCACGCCCTCGCGGCCGCCGACGACCCGCCGACGGTCCGGCACGACCTGGAGCGCTACCTCCTCGGTCACGGTGTCCGGCTCGGCCGCGGAAGGGTCCTGATGCTGACCCAGGCCCGCTCGCTCGGACACGTGTTCAACCCGCTGACCGTGTACTGGTGCCGGGACGCGGAGGGCCGCCCGCTGTGCACCGTCGCCGAGGTCCACAACACCTACGGCGGCCGCCACCGCTACCTGCTGGCGCCCGACCCCGAGGGCCGCGGCGAGTGCGACAAGGACTTCTACGTCTCACCGTTCTTCCCCGTCGACGGCCGCTACCGCATGGTGCTGCCCGAACCGGGGGACCAGCTCCGGCTGGCGGTCCACCTGGAGCGCCGGGGCGAGCCGGCCTTCACCGCCACCGTGCGCGGCGCCGCACGACCGGCCGGCCCGGCGGCCCTGCTGCGGGTCGCGCTCACCCATCCGTTCGCCACCTGGGCCGTCAGCCTCCACATCCGCTACCGGGGGATCCGGCTGTGGCTCAGCGGCCTGCCGGTCCGTCCCCGGCCGGCCGACACCACCGACCGCTCCGCCGCCACCCCTGCCTGCCCCGCGGCCGCCGCGCCCCGGCCCGACGACCGGCCCGCTCCCACGGAAGAGGTACCCGCCCCATGA
- a CDS encoding FAD-dependent oxidoreductase yields MAVVGSGVAGLTAAYELTRAGVEVELFEADGRLGGHAHTQDAVDRAGRALALDTGFLVHNARTYPHLVRLFAELGVRTQESEMSMSVRCDGCGLEYAGARGPVGLLGRPDVVVRGRYLRMLAEVPRFHRRARRLLADPDAGEPSLREFLAAGRFGPYFVSHFMTPVVSSVWSCAPDLAGDYPARYLFAFLRNHGLLGVGGSPTWHTVVGGSRTYVERIAERLTTVHRSAPVRAVRRHPDGVTVVRADGRSTEADAVVVATHADQALRLLADPSDDERAVLGAFRYSRNPTVLHRDPTVLPAAPSARGSWNYRMPHCTAPSDRVRVSYHLNRLLRLDTEADYLVTLNEDRQRPIPEERVLSRTVYEHPVYTARTVAAQRRLPGLATARTAFAGAYHGWGFHEDGCRSGVQAAHSLLGVSAP; encoded by the coding sequence GTGGCGGTGGTCGGGTCCGGCGTCGCCGGGCTCACCGCGGCGTACGAGCTCACCCGGGCCGGGGTGGAGGTCGAGCTGTTCGAGGCCGACGGGCGCCTCGGCGGCCACGCGCACACCCAGGACGCCGTCGACCGCGCCGGGCGGGCACTCGCGCTGGACACCGGGTTCCTGGTGCACAACGCCCGCACCTACCCGCACCTGGTGCGCCTGTTCGCGGAACTCGGGGTCCGCACCCAGGAGAGCGAGATGAGCATGTCCGTACGCTGCGACGGCTGCGGCCTGGAGTACGCGGGCGCGCGGGGACCGGTGGGACTGCTCGGCCGCCCCGACGTGGTGGTCCGGGGCCGGTACCTGCGCATGCTCGCCGAGGTGCCCCGGTTCCACCGGCGCGCCCGCCGGCTGCTGGCCGACCCGGACGCGGGGGAGCCGAGCCTGCGGGAGTTCCTCGCCGCCGGCCGGTTCGGACCCTACTTCGTGAGCCACTTCATGACCCCGGTCGTCTCCTCGGTGTGGTCCTGCGCCCCCGACCTGGCGGGGGACTACCCGGCCCGCTACCTGTTCGCCTTCCTGCGCAACCACGGCCTGCTCGGCGTGGGCGGCTCACCGACCTGGCACACCGTCGTCGGCGGATCGCGCACCTACGTCGAGCGGATCGCCGAGCGGCTCACCACCGTCCACCGGTCCGCGCCCGTGCGCGCGGTGCGCCGGCACCCGGACGGGGTCACCGTGGTCCGCGCGGACGGCCGCAGCACCGAGGCCGACGCCGTGGTGGTCGCCACGCACGCCGACCAGGCGCTCCGGCTGCTCGCCGACCCGAGCGACGACGAGCGCGCCGTCCTCGGCGCCTTCCGCTACTCGCGCAACCCGACGGTGCTGCACCGCGACCCGACGGTCCTTCCCGCCGCGCCCTCGGCGCGTGGATCGTGGAACTACCGGATGCCCCACTGCACCGCGCCCTCCGACCGGGTCCGGGTCAGCTACCACCTCAACCGGCTGCTGCGGCTGGACACCGAGGCCGACTACCTGGTCACCCTCAACGAGGACCGGCAGCGGCCGATCCCCGAGGAGCGGGTGCTGTCCCGCACCGTCTACGAACACCCCGTGTACACCGCGCGCACGGTCGCGGCCCAGCGCCGGCTGCCCGGCCTCGCCACCGCCCGCACCGCGTTCGCCGGCGCCTACCACGGCTGGGGCTTCCACGAGGACGGCTGCCGCTCCGGCGTCCAGGCCGCGCACTCCCTGCTGGGGGTGAGCGCGCCGTGA
- a CDS encoding ATP-binding protein, with protein sequence MTYDAGMIVVLEGLEAVRARPWMHIGPVDERALHQLVLDAAEPALDEALNGTAGRIGITLTADGGVTVADDGRGHPVGHAGHRDGRALEECLSVLCGGVPFVGRRSPAGSRFAAELSVVNALSSHLTAEVRRDGSRWVLEYERGVRVGAPVRTGADGGSGTAISFRPDPGIFGALTLSFDTLADRFRELAFLNRDLDITLTDDRHPGRPRSVRFRYPGGVRDRLAEQGAPPHPEVLAFERECPDMEGTVEVALCWADSHEEQVTGYANSRPTTDGGTHQLGFRDGLAAALTAVAGGQYVPTPARLGPGLTAIVSVKLDRPEFEGAARARLSNGPVRTCVADAVREHATAWLRADPARAAAVLARLPATTRD encoded by the coding sequence GTGACGTACGACGCCGGCATGATCGTGGTCCTGGAGGGCCTGGAGGCGGTTCGGGCGCGGCCCTGGATGCACATCGGACCGGTCGACGAGCGAGCACTGCACCAGCTGGTGCTCGACGCCGCCGAGCCGGCGCTGGACGAGGCGCTGAACGGCACGGCCGGTCGGATCGGGATCACCCTCACCGCGGACGGCGGCGTCACGGTCGCCGACGACGGCAGGGGCCACCCGGTCGGACACGCCGGACACCGCGACGGCCGTGCGCTGGAGGAATGCCTGTCCGTGCTCTGCGGCGGGGTCCCGTTCGTCGGCCGGCGCTCGCCGGCCGGCAGCAGGTTCGCTGCGGAGCTGTCGGTCGTCAACGCCCTGTCCAGCCACCTGACGGCCGAGGTTCGGCGCGACGGCTCCCGTTGGGTGCTGGAGTACGAGCGGGGAGTGCGGGTCGGGGCGCCCGTCCGGACCGGTGCGGACGGGGGCAGCGGGACGGCGATCTCCTTCCGCCCCGATCCCGGGATCTTCGGGGCACTGACGCTCTCGTTCGACACACTGGCCGACCGCTTCAGGGAACTGGCCTTCCTGAACCGTGACTTGGACATCACCCTGACCGACGACCGGCACCCCGGCCGGCCCCGTTCCGTCCGTTTCCGCTACCCCGGGGGAGTGCGCGACCGCCTCGCCGAACAGGGCGCCCCGCCCCACCCGGAGGTGCTCGCCTTCGAACGCGAGTGCCCGGACATGGAGGGAACCGTGGAAGTGGCCCTGTGCTGGGCCGACTCCCACGAGGAACAGGTCACCGGCTACGCCAACAGCCGGCCGACCACCGACGGCGGAACCCACCAACTCGGCTTCCGCGACGGCCTGGCAGCCGCGCTCACCGCCGTCGCCGGGGGCCAGTACGTACCCACCCCGGCCCGGCTCGGCCCCGGCCTGACGGCGATCGTGTCGGTGAAGCTCGACCGGCCCGAGTTCGAGGGCGCCGCCCGCGCGCGGCTGAGCAACGGCCCCGTCCGCACCTGCGTCGCCGACGCCGTCCGGGAGCACGCGACCGCCTGGCTCCGCGCCGACCCGGCCCGCGCGGCCGCCGTCCTCGCCCGGCTCCCGGCCACCACCCGGGACTGA
- a CDS encoding class I SAM-dependent methyltransferase encodes MTTTVPPAATPTPSVDPARWPDVARVPDVPLRAAVAARLLRRAASRRGLRVELPGGRVLRPAPAGAPVLRLHRPRAFLHRVGEGGLIGFGESYQAGDWDSPDLVALLTALATAPETLVPTGTRWLRRLYVQRPPDEELSTAANTRRNVGRHYDLSNDLFALFLDPTMSYSAALFPTGAAHAPLATHDDLAAAQHRKIDRLLDLARVGPGTRMLEIGTGWGELALRAAGRGAHVVSLTLSEQQLVLARQRIAAAGQADRAEVRLCDYRAAEGQYDAVVSVEMIEAVGRPFWPDYFATLDRVLAPGGRVALQAITMPHGRMVASSRTYTWILKYIFPGGQIPSVRAIEESATRHTRLRLTRADAYGPHYAETLRLWRERFTERSPQVAALGFDEVFRRMWELYLAHSEAGFRTGYLDLHQLLLTRDGATDAPVPTSPSGREEQRPFGGKEERP; translated from the coding sequence ATGACGACCACGGTCCCCCCGGCCGCGACGCCGACACCCTCCGTCGACCCCGCGCGCTGGCCGGACGTCGCCCGAGTGCCGGACGTGCCGCTGCGGGCCGCCGTCGCCGCGCGCCTGCTGCGCCGGGCGGCCTCGCGGCGCGGCCTGCGCGTCGAACTCCCGGGCGGCCGCGTCCTGCGACCCGCGCCGGCCGGGGCGCCGGTCCTGCGCCTGCACCGCCCCCGGGCCTTCCTCCACCGGGTCGGCGAGGGCGGCCTGATCGGCTTCGGCGAGTCCTACCAGGCCGGGGACTGGGACAGCCCCGACCTGGTCGCACTGCTCACCGCGCTCGCCACCGCCCCCGAGACCCTCGTGCCGACCGGCACGCGGTGGCTGCGCCGGCTCTACGTCCAGCGGCCGCCGGACGAGGAACTCTCCACCGCGGCGAACACACGGCGCAACGTCGGCCGCCACTACGACCTGTCGAACGACCTGTTCGCGCTGTTCCTCGACCCGACGATGAGCTACTCCGCCGCCCTCTTCCCGACCGGCGCCGCCCACGCGCCGCTCGCCACCCACGACGATCTGGCCGCAGCCCAGCACCGCAAGATCGACCGGCTGCTCGACCTCGCCCGCGTCGGTCCCGGCACCCGGATGCTGGAGATCGGCACCGGCTGGGGCGAACTGGCCCTGCGCGCCGCCGGGCGCGGCGCCCACGTCGTCAGCCTGACCCTCTCCGAGCAGCAGCTCGTTCTCGCCCGGCAGCGGATCGCCGCGGCCGGGCAGGCGGACCGGGCGGAGGTCCGGCTGTGCGACTACCGCGCCGCCGAAGGCCAGTACGACGCCGTGGTCAGCGTCGAGATGATCGAAGCCGTCGGCCGGCCCTTCTGGCCCGACTACTTCGCCACCCTCGACCGGGTCCTGGCACCCGGCGGACGTGTCGCCCTCCAGGCGATCACCATGCCCCACGGCCGGATGGTGGCCAGCAGCCGCACCTACACCTGGATCCTCAAGTACATCTTCCCCGGCGGCCAGATCCCCTCCGTACGGGCGATCGAGGAGAGCGCCACCCGTCACACCCGGCTGCGCCTCACCCGTGCCGACGCGTACGGACCGCACTACGCCGAGACGCTGCGCCTGTGGCGCGAACGCTTCACCGAACGCTCGCCGCAGGTCGCGGCCCTCGGCTTCGACGAGGTGTTCCGGCGGATGTGGGAGCTCTACCTCGCCCACTCCGAGGCCGGGTTCCGCACCGGCTATCTCGACCTCCACCAGCTCCTCCTCACCCGCGACGGGGCGACGGACGCACCGGTGCCGACCTCCCCCTCCGGGCGGGAGGAGCAGCGGCCGTTCGGCGGGAAGGAGGAGCGGCCGTGA
- a CDS encoding DUF6461 domain-containing protein, protein MTVTAADYSWFEDTFPDLAEAYCLTLVKDLAPADLLRRLDGEEGPVLTGAAAVVEAAYRLGDSQQLVAMARVGPWTLMIEPNGHLGVDEERALPASAGTTWISHFCNVNGLGSFLWAEDGGVRSAFEPVLPDSRWGSTPDDQLSAMHRVGFHFGTDAPDVDRSVAAAFALAETMTGVRPTPELLGTTAFTCGFLRIR, encoded by the coding sequence ATGACGGTGACCGCTGCTGACTACTCGTGGTTCGAGGACACGTTCCCGGACCTCGCCGAGGCGTACTGCCTCACACTGGTGAAGGACCTCGCGCCGGCCGATCTGCTGCGACGCCTCGACGGGGAAGAGGGCCCGGTACTGACCGGAGCGGCAGCGGTGGTCGAAGCCGCCTACCGCCTGGGCGACTCGCAGCAGCTCGTCGCGATGGCCCGCGTCGGCCCGTGGACACTGATGATCGAGCCGAACGGCCACCTCGGCGTCGACGAGGAGCGGGCACTGCCGGCTTCGGCGGGAACCACGTGGATCTCGCACTTCTGCAACGTCAACGGCCTGGGCTCGTTCCTCTGGGCCGAGGACGGCGGGGTCCGCTCGGCGTTCGAGCCGGTACTCCCCGATTCCCGTTGGGGCAGCACCCCCGATGACCAGCTGAGCGCGATGCACCGGGTCGGCTTCCACTTCGGCACCGACGCACCGGACGTCGACCGGTCGGTGGCTGCGGCCTTCGCCCTCGCGGAGACCATGACCGGAGTCCGCCCTACGCCGGAGCTACTCGGCACTACCGCGTTCACCTGCGGATTCCTCAGGATCCGCTGA
- a CDS encoding DUF202 domain-containing protein, with protein sequence MTVDGSRQDGERGPESPARWWEEGEEPDYRATMANERTFLAWSRTALALLAGALAVLGLGQVGPYGVRLGLACYLILLAVAATVSGYWQWRVRQRRMRLREPLGHSTVNAMVGLAFLVLAGIVVAAVAVGPH encoded by the coding sequence GTGACTGTGGACGGTTCGCGGCAGGACGGGGAGCGCGGGCCGGAGTCCCCCGCTCGGTGGTGGGAGGAGGGCGAGGAGCCGGACTACCGGGCGACGATGGCCAACGAGCGGACGTTCCTGGCCTGGTCCCGTACGGCGCTGGCACTGCTGGCCGGGGCGCTGGCGGTCCTGGGACTGGGGCAGGTGGGCCCGTACGGCGTACGGCTCGGGCTGGCCTGCTACCTGATCCTCCTCGCGGTGGCGGCGACGGTCTCGGGGTACTGGCAGTGGCGGGTGCGGCAGCGGCGGATGCGGCTCCGCGAGCCACTGGGCCACAGCACGGTGAACGCGATGGTGGGGCTCGCGTTCCTGGTCCTGGCGGGAATCGTGGTCGCCGCCGTGGCCGTCGGCCCGCACTGA
- a CDS encoding SRPBCC family protein, whose product MATIHLTERTHATPEQFVACLTDFGPGRRELFGNSADEYLKVHTRGTDRADVTEGSGGVWERLHYDWSDPHRVVMTTVDSNIWGGASGHTYTFTPLPDGTTRLDAVVVREGKNLRGRLTGLLLGSVGKGVLAKALRNTARAVEARSLPPHDRPAPDTPNAPHTR is encoded by the coding sequence ATGGCCACCATCCACCTCACCGAGCGGACGCACGCGACACCGGAACAGTTCGTGGCCTGCCTCACCGACTTCGGTCCGGGCCGCCGGGAACTGTTCGGCAACAGCGCGGACGAGTACCTGAAGGTCCACACCCGGGGCACCGACCGGGCCGATGTCACCGAGGGCTCGGGCGGTGTCTGGGAGCGGCTGCACTACGACTGGTCCGACCCGCACCGAGTGGTGATGACCACCGTCGACTCCAACATCTGGGGCGGCGCCTCCGGACACACGTACACCTTCACACCGCTGCCGGACGGCACCACACGGCTGGACGCCGTGGTGGTGCGCGAGGGCAAGAACCTCCGGGGACGACTCACCGGCCTGCTCCTGGGCAGCGTCGGCAAGGGCGTGCTCGCGAAGGCCCTGAGGAACACGGCCAGGGCCGTCGAGGCCCGCTCCCTCCCGCCCCACGACCGCCCCGCCCCCGACACCCCGAACGCCCCGCACACCCGCTGA